The Pirellulales bacterium DNA window AACAGCACCACGCCCGCCACCGCCGCCATCCGCAGAAGCAGCAGAAAGAGCTGCTTGAGCTTGATCCACGTGCTGTTGCGGCGTTGGCTTTCGAGCAGAAACTCCATAGCCGCCCACGGCACGCGCCGGTGGCGCAGCAGGTTGATCAGATGGATCAGCACCGGCACGGCCACCAGGCCGAGTCCCCAGAGCAGCAGCGGATTGACGAAACTTGTCATTGCTCAACTAAAACGAACCACAAAGCACACAAAGATCACAAAGGATGATGTACGGACGAGTCTATCCTGCCATAACGTCGTAAGCAGTGGGCCGCCGAAGCGCAAGCTCGCTTCTCCCACCTACGCTGAAATCAAAATACCCGTTGTTCTTCTTTCTCCTCTTTGTGCTCTTCGTGCTCTTTGTGGTTCGGTATTCTGTTTCATGCGCGGTGGTGCATGCGAAGCCGATAACTCAAAAACGTGGCCAGCGCGGCGTCGAGTGATTGGCTCGTCCGCACGAGCATATAGTCGATCATCTGCCGCCGGCAGCCGTGACGCACTTCTTCCAAAAACGCCTCCAGCGACTTCAAATAGCCCTCGCGCAACGCGCGTGGATTGCACGTGAGATACTCCGGCACTTCCAGCCCCTCGAAGCGCGTCGGACCGTTGAAGGGAAAGTCGAGCTCGTCGTCGTCCATTACGTGAAACACCATCACGTCGTGCCCCCGCTGCCGCAATAACTGCAAACCGCGGAACAGGCCCGGCCGTTGCGTCAGCAGATCGGAGCACAGCACTACCATGCCGCGCCGCGGATAGCTCTCGGCCACCTGCCGCAAAATGCGCTGCAAATCGGTCTTCTGCTTCGGCTCGCTCACGTCCAAAGCGGCGATCACCGATTGCAAGTGGTTCCGCTTGGTCCGCAAGGGCACGACCGTGCGGGCCGTTTCGTCGAACGGAATGCAGCCCACCGCGTCTTGCTGCCGCAACAGCAGGTAGGCCAACGACACCGCCAGCGTGCAGGCGTATTCATATTTGTTGAAGGCCCCGAAGCCGTAACGCATGCTGCCCGACACGTCGACCAGCAGCGTGCAGCGGAGGTTCGTTTCTTCCTCGTAACGCTTCACGTAATAGCGGTCTTGCTTGGCCCAGACTTTCCAGTCGATGTGCCGCAGGTCGTCGCCGGGCGTGTACTCGCGGTGCTCGGCGAATTCGACCGACTGGCCGAAGTACGGACTGCGGTGCGTGCCGGAGAGAAACCCCTCGACGATGTAGCGTGCCCGCAGGTCGAGCCGGGCGATGCGTTTGATCGCTTCGGGATGCAAAAATCGTTTCGCTTCGGGCATCGGGCTTTGATTGGTTTCTTAGTGCGTAGGG harbors:
- a CDS encoding DUF58 domain-containing protein, with protein sequence MPEAKRFLHPEAIKRIARLDLRARYIVEGFLSGTHRSPYFGQSVEFAEHREYTPGDDLRHIDWKVWAKQDRYYVKRYEEETNLRCTLLVDVSGSMRYGFGAFNKYEYACTLAVSLAYLLLRQQDAVGCIPFDETARTVVPLRTKRNHLQSVIAALDVSEPKQKTDLQRILRQVAESYPRRGMVVLCSDLLTQRPGLFRGLQLLRQRGHDVMVFHVMDDDELDFPFNGPTRFEGLEVPEYLTCNPRALREGYLKSLEAFLEEVRHGCRRQMIDYMLVRTSQSLDAALATFLSYRLRMHHRA